In one Pyxidicoccus xibeiensis genomic region, the following are encoded:
- a CDS encoding HEAT repeat domain-containing protein, which produces MTDWRAERDRALLTLEREKRPVFRAEAADQLYHLASEAPERAPDFTDALTRLLADRQPEVRRSGVSLAAVVLPAEELPGALLARLRDEEFQVRLEATGRLADLARPELRGALAGMLEDPMPEVRFEAARGIASLKHPAGLEVLIEALDADLLRFRALGAIGELEDPRALPAVKRLFHRWLLPAFDKTQAAGVMAVLGDAEGSTWLLQRTRKKWSQDRALAVELCGAVKAEGALERLREILENPKDDARGAAARGLGRLGDARALPWLLALLEDRRATEDFRLDAADALWRLALPEGRERVRAAIPTFASPEARRELEELLEEP; this is translated from the coding sequence GTGACGGACTGGCGCGCCGAGCGCGACCGCGCCCTGCTGACACTGGAGCGCGAGAAGCGCCCGGTGTTCCGGGCCGAGGCCGCGGACCAGCTCTACCACCTGGCCTCCGAGGCGCCGGAGCGCGCGCCTGACTTCACGGATGCGCTGACCCGGCTGCTGGCGGACCGGCAGCCGGAGGTGCGCCGCTCCGGCGTCAGCCTGGCCGCCGTGGTGCTGCCCGCGGAGGAGCTCCCCGGCGCGCTCCTCGCCCGGCTGCGCGACGAGGAGTTCCAGGTGCGCCTCGAGGCCACCGGCCGGCTCGCGGACCTGGCGCGGCCGGAGCTGCGCGGCGCGCTGGCGGGCATGCTGGAGGACCCCATGCCCGAGGTCCGCTTCGAGGCCGCGCGCGGCATCGCCTCCCTGAAGCACCCCGCGGGTCTGGAAGTGCTCATCGAGGCGCTGGACGCGGACCTGCTGCGCTTCCGCGCGCTGGGCGCCATTGGCGAGCTGGAGGACCCCCGCGCACTCCCGGCAGTGAAGCGCCTGTTCCACCGGTGGCTGCTGCCCGCCTTCGACAAGACGCAGGCCGCGGGCGTCATGGCGGTGCTGGGAGACGCGGAGGGCTCGACCTGGCTGCTCCAGCGGACGCGCAAGAAGTGGAGCCAGGACCGGGCCCTCGCCGTGGAGCTGTGCGGCGCGGTGAAGGCGGAGGGCGCGCTGGAGCGGCTGAGGGAGATTCTGGAGAACCCGAAGGACGACGCGCGGGGCGCCGCCGCGCGCGGGCTGGGGCGGCTGGGCGACGCGCGGGCGCTGCCCTGGCTGCTCGCGTTGCTCGAGGACCGGCGCGCCACCGAGGACTTCCGCCTGGACGCGGCCGACGCGCTGTGGCGCCTGGCCCTGCCGGAGGGCCGCGAGCGGGTGCGCGCCGCCATCCCCACCTTTGCGTCACCCGAAGCGCGCAGGGAGCTGGAAGAGCTGCTGGAGGAGCCATGA
- a CDS encoding TatD family hydrolase, producing the protein MRLVDAHCHLEVKDYPDVAAILEGARAAGLVHAIVVGQFHGPGDWGNALELAAAHPDFLSPTLGIHPHEAARATEEDFATLEKTCARPEVRAVGEAGLDYYYDHSPREVQATVFRRQCALALQLAKPLVVHVRDAHDDCEAVLREVGLSRGVIHCFTGDTDAARRYLNLGFFLSLSGVVTYKNAQALQDAVRFAPLDRLMVETDSPYLAPVPHRGRKNQPAHVVETARKVAELKGVTLEEVAATTTANASALFGLSLR; encoded by the coding sequence ATGAGACTCGTCGACGCCCACTGCCACCTCGAGGTGAAGGACTACCCGGACGTGGCCGCCATCCTGGAGGGTGCCCGCGCCGCCGGCCTGGTGCATGCGATTGTCGTGGGGCAGTTCCACGGGCCCGGTGACTGGGGCAACGCGCTGGAGCTGGCCGCCGCGCACCCGGACTTCCTGTCGCCCACGCTGGGCATCCACCCCCACGAGGCCGCGCGCGCCACGGAAGAGGACTTCGCCACGCTGGAGAAGACGTGCGCCCGGCCCGAGGTGCGCGCGGTGGGCGAGGCGGGCCTGGACTACTACTACGACCACTCGCCTCGGGAAGTGCAGGCCACCGTCTTCCGGCGGCAGTGCGCCCTGGCACTCCAGCTGGCCAAGCCGCTGGTGGTGCACGTGCGCGACGCGCATGACGACTGCGAGGCCGTGCTCCGCGAGGTGGGGCTGTCCCGCGGCGTCATCCACTGCTTCACGGGCGACACGGACGCGGCGCGGCGCTACCTGAACCTGGGCTTCTTCCTGTCCCTCTCCGGCGTCGTCACCTACAAGAACGCGCAGGCGCTGCAGGACGCGGTGCGCTTCGCGCCGCTCGACAGGCTGATGGTGGAGACAGACAGCCCGTACCTGGCGCCCGTGCCGCACCGAGGGCGGAAGAACCAGCCCGCGCACGTGGTGGAGACGGCGCGCAAGGTGGCCGAGCTCAAGGGCGTGACGCTGGAAGAGGTGGCGGCCACCACCACCGCCAACGCCTCCGCGCTCTTCGGGCTCAGCCTGCGTTGA